The Deltaproteobacteria bacterium genome window below encodes:
- a CDS encoding TonB-dependent receptor — protein sequence MNIWSRGVLCCCLLFASLDVRQSRAQTSPDVALPEVTVRGSTPLMSVPLPEKKIPANVQVTTGEDYTASGALNLTDFFARNLAGVSLTHVQNNPFQPDISYRGFTSSFLLGTPPGLSVFVDGARVNEPLADQVNWDLIPADAIERVELIPGSNPVYGRNTLGGAIIMETKRGLTNPGTVAEVWGGSFGRVRTLLQTGGTHGPLDYFLSGNWVTEDGFRDFSPSNVGQVFGKVGYLTGPHDLTFSLTYVNNRLIGNGPLPESRLAHDRSAVFTHPDRFSPEFFSFNSQYRSDLGTGFSLAATAYGRLLDLDQFNRDVEEDVLARTAQDGWGSSVQLTYQDSLWGIPLTAITGLDYTGTTLRHRIAERALGGDGEEDNFSAATDVTSETHGGGAFLTLTVEPTERLTITAAGRFDTTALNIEDRLATGEEDERTTNASGSHRFERFNPAIGATYSLLSNLSLYANYSESYRAPTAIELTCANPEAPCPIPTAIVDDPPLDPVKGKTWETGMRWSPSPQLHTTLAFFRTDLEDDILFRNDPQSRVLGFFQNVKATRRQGLELLLKGAFGQGQWFLNYTLTDATFEDDVELFTFANEDRVALVQKGDTLPLVAAHRVNGGLEFSLTPSWRVRFDGVYVGSQYLRGDEANERHRLDPYFVANAQTTYRFRNAELFLRLENVFDAEYETYGAFFENTIDKTGVERFLGPGAPLGAFGGMRVRF from the coding sequence ATGAACATCTGGAGTAGAGGCGTCCTGTGCTGCTGCCTCCTCTTCGCAAGTCTCGATGTGCGGCAGAGCCGAGCGCAAACCTCGCCGGACGTGGCCTTACCCGAAGTGACGGTACGCGGCTCCACGCCGCTCATGAGCGTTCCCCTTCCCGAAAAGAAAATTCCGGCCAATGTGCAAGTCACCACCGGCGAGGATTACACGGCCAGCGGCGCGCTGAACCTCACCGATTTTTTCGCCCGCAACTTGGCTGGCGTCTCGCTCACGCATGTACAAAATAATCCCTTCCAGCCGGACATTAGCTATCGAGGGTTCACCAGCTCTTTCCTGCTGGGCACCCCGCCGGGACTCAGTGTGTTTGTCGATGGTGCGCGCGTGAATGAGCCCTTGGCGGATCAGGTGAATTGGGATCTGATTCCCGCCGATGCTATCGAACGAGTAGAACTGATCCCTGGCTCCAACCCGGTCTATGGCCGTAACACACTCGGCGGCGCGATCATTATGGAAACCAAACGCGGATTAACCAATCCAGGTACGGTGGCGGAAGTCTGGGGAGGCAGTTTCGGTCGCGTCCGCACCTTGCTACAGACCGGCGGCACACACGGACCACTCGACTATTTCCTGTCCGGCAATTGGGTGACGGAAGACGGGTTCCGCGACTTCTCTCCCAGCAATGTCGGTCAAGTGTTCGGGAAAGTCGGCTATCTGACAGGTCCGCACGACCTCACCTTCTCCCTAACCTATGTCAATAATCGCCTGATCGGCAACGGACCACTGCCGGAGAGTCGCCTCGCCCACGACCGCTCCGCCGTGTTTACGCATCCCGATCGTTTCTCTCCAGAATTTTTCTCGTTCAACAGCCAATATCGCAGCGACCTCGGCACGGGCTTCTCGCTGGCAGCCACTGCTTATGGCCGCTTGCTCGATCTCGATCAGTTCAATCGCGATGTCGAAGAAGATGTGCTTGCCCGGACAGCGCAAGACGGTTGGGGTAGCTCCGTCCAGCTGACGTATCAAGATTCTCTCTGGGGAATCCCACTGACTGCGATTACCGGTCTCGATTACACCGGCACCACGCTACGCCATCGGATTGCCGAACGAGCACTGGGCGGAGACGGCGAAGAGGACAATTTCTCAGCAGCGACCGACGTCACCTCGGAAACCCACGGCGGCGGTGCCTTTCTGACCTTGACGGTGGAACCGACGGAACGACTTACGATCACCGCCGCCGGACGGTTCGACACCACGGCGTTAAACATCGAGGATCGGCTGGCAACAGGTGAAGAGGATGAGCGCACAACCAACGCAAGCGGAAGCCATCGCTTCGAACGCTTTAATCCCGCCATCGGTGCGACCTACTCGCTCCTGTCCAACCTCAGCCTGTACGCGAACTATAGCGAAAGCTACCGCGCCCCGACGGCCATCGAGTTAACGTGCGCGAATCCGGAAGCTCCTTGCCCCATTCCCACCGCCATTGTCGACGATCCACCGCTCGACCCAGTCAAAGGGAAAACCTGGGAAACCGGGATGCGCTGGTCGCCTTCCCCTCAGCTCCATACGACCTTGGCATTTTTCCGCACCGACCTGGAAGACGATATTCTCTTCCGCAACGATCCCCAGAGTCGCGTGCTCGGGTTTTTCCAGAATGTCAAAGCCACGCGCCGCCAGGGGCTCGAATTGCTCCTCAAAGGCGCTTTCGGTCAGGGACAATGGTTTTTGAATTATACGTTGACGGACGCTACCTTCGAGGACGATGTCGAACTCTTCACCTTTGCTAATGAAGACCGAGTAGCCCTCGTGCAAAAAGGGGATACACTCCCCTTGGTCGCGGCGCACCGAGTGAACGGCGGCCTCGAGTTTTCCCTCACACCGTCTTGGAGGGTACGATTCGATGGCGTCTATGTCGGCTCCCAGTATTTACGTGGGGACGAAGCCAACGAGCGTCACCGCCTCGATCCGTATTTTGTGGCGAACGCCCAGACGACGTATCGGTTTCGCAACGCGGAACTGTTCCTTCGCTTGGAGAACGTGTTCGATGCGGAGTACGAAACCTATGGCGCTTTTTTCGAGAACACGATCGACAAAACCGGCGTCGAGCGCTTCCTCGGTCCGGGAGCCCCGCTCGGGGCCTTTGGCGGCATGCGCGTGAGGTTCTAA
- a CDS encoding molybdopterin-dependent oxidoreductase, whose protein sequence is MELLRIEGEVQDAGAFDFNDLSALPNQIPDIGQLIPGREGGGVRLQSILEKVGLASSATYLTLQSTDGKFSASVPLAAVRDAIVAYRLEDAPLPEKKGGPFRFFIPNIHECAVGEVDACANVKFLGLVQVSCHPGEDNRPTSKTGHEEHHTKEGHEHLE, encoded by the coding sequence ATGGAATTGCTTCGCATCGAAGGCGAGGTGCAAGACGCAGGCGCTTTCGATTTTAACGACCTGAGCGCACTTCCGAACCAAATCCCGGATATCGGGCAGCTCATTCCCGGTCGCGAGGGCGGCGGCGTGCGTCTCCAATCCATTCTGGAAAAAGTCGGTCTCGCTTCATCGGCAACCTATCTCACGTTACAGTCCACGGACGGCAAATTTTCCGCCAGCGTGCCGCTCGCAGCCGTCCGCGATGCCATCGTCGCCTATCGACTGGAAGACGCTCCTTTGCCGGAAAAGAAAGGCGGGCCGTTTCGCTTCTTCATTCCCAACATTCACGAATGCGCCGTCGGCGAAGTCGATGCCTGCGCGAACGTGAAATTCCTGGGACTCGTGCAGGTCAGCTGCCACCCCGGGGAAGACAATCGCCCCACGAGCAAAACCGGACACGAGGAACATCACACCAAAGAGGGCCATGAACATCTGGAGTAG
- a CDS encoding metal ABC transporter permease — protein MIQEFLDSWPLFHNAYLSGWLISVLLSLVGVLVVARDQIFLGAAVSQASALGVATGMLLGSWLTTDEESWWRSHVFYGVMGGVFSILAALLSTQSGKGGQRESHEAVTGWIFLLSLSASVLLMSHSPHGLEEVRSLLTSTIIGARGADVWIFALLNVVTLIGLFFYHRHALLIVMDPDMAQAVGLHVSRWNAGLSIWLGVLVGFSIHVSGVVYAFACLVLPALVAKNLSREVRTMFFLAPVIALSASVGAFIFANYYDFPPGQTATVGLCLCLLLAWMLRFLHI, from the coding sequence GTGATCCAGGAATTTCTCGACTCCTGGCCGCTGTTCCACAATGCCTACCTCTCCGGATGGTTGATTAGCGTTTTGCTCTCGCTCGTTGGTGTCCTGGTCGTCGCGCGTGACCAGATTTTTCTCGGCGCCGCAGTTTCGCAAGCGTCCGCGCTTGGAGTCGCCACCGGCATGCTCCTCGGAAGTTGGCTCACGACCGACGAGGAAAGCTGGTGGCGATCGCATGTGTTTTACGGAGTGATGGGCGGCGTGTTCTCTATCTTGGCGGCCTTGCTCTCCACGCAAAGCGGAAAGGGCGGCCAGCGGGAGAGTCATGAAGCCGTCACCGGGTGGATTTTCCTCCTCTCGTTGAGTGCTTCGGTGTTGTTGATGTCGCACAGCCCGCACGGGCTGGAGGAGGTGCGCAGTCTATTGACCAGCACCATCATCGGTGCGCGAGGTGCGGATGTGTGGATCTTCGCGCTGCTCAACGTAGTCACGCTCATCGGGCTCTTTTTCTATCATCGGCATGCACTGCTCATCGTCATGGACCCGGACATGGCGCAAGCGGTCGGCCTTCATGTATCACGCTGGAACGCCGGCTTGTCGATCTGGCTCGGAGTGCTCGTCGGCTTCTCGATCCATGTCTCCGGCGTTGTCTACGCATTCGCTTGTCTTGTCCTTCCGGCGCTAGTGGCCAAAAATCTGAGCCGGGAAGTGCGCACGATGTTTTTTCTTGCCCCAGTCATTGCTCTCAGTGCCAGTGTAGGTGCCTTCATTTTCGCGAACTATTACGACTTCCCCCCAGGACAAACCGCGACAGTAGGTCTTTGCCTTTGTTTACTGTTGGCGTGGATGCTCCGATTTCTTCACATATAG
- a CDS encoding metal ABC transporter ATP-binding protein, with translation MGQHANHMEHGERSSLVLHAAGLSLGYGANTVLHDVHLEVHPGEFWVFLGQNGGGKTTLMKAILGLIPPQAGRLWHHPVLASRERTGFVPQRCDLNPTLPTTVREFVLLGLVGLPHVKNEREERLSWALSKMGMADFARHSYWALSGGQRQRALVARALVRRPTLLILDEPTNNLDVPTEDALLRLLVALNQEQGQTVLLVTHNVSIAARHATHVALLHAGRVTAGPKDRILTAKNLAHLYAGTPELALLQLAENPPLLRGEGAGG, from the coding sequence ATGGGTCAGCACGCTAACCATATGGAACACGGGGAACGATCATCGCTGGTGCTTCACGCCGCTGGGCTGTCGCTCGGCTACGGTGCCAACACCGTGCTGCACGATGTCCATCTCGAAGTGCACCCTGGAGAGTTTTGGGTTTTTCTCGGCCAGAATGGTGGAGGAAAAACTACGTTGATGAAGGCCATTCTCGGGCTCATTCCGCCCCAAGCTGGACGCCTCTGGCATCATCCCGTCCTCGCGAGTCGAGAGCGCACTGGCTTCGTCCCCCAACGCTGTGACCTCAACCCGACCCTGCCCACCACCGTGCGCGAATTCGTTTTGCTCGGCCTAGTGGGACTGCCGCATGTCAAGAACGAGCGAGAAGAACGCTTGTCCTGGGCGCTGAGCAAGATGGGGATGGCGGACTTCGCCCGCCACAGTTATTGGGCCTTGTCCGGCGGTCAACGCCAACGGGCGCTCGTGGCGCGAGCGCTTGTGCGACGCCCGACCCTCCTCATTCTCGACGAACCCACGAATAACCTCGATGTTCCGACGGAGGATGCGCTCTTACGGCTCCTGGTCGCCTTAAACCAAGAACAAGGACAGACCGTGTTACTCGTGACACACAATGTCAGCATCGCCGCACGCCATGCCACGCATGTTGCCTTGCTACACGCGGGCCGCGTCACGGCAGGGCCAAAGGATCGCATCCTCACCGCCAAGAACCTTGCGCACCTTTACGCTGGCACTCCTGAGCTTGCGTTGCTCCAGCTCGCCGAGAACCCGCCGCTGCTGCGCGGGGAAGGAGCTGGAGGGTGA
- a CDS encoding zinc ABC transporter substrate-binding protein: MKSRYAKTYTVVFFGLWLLSGALERPAASAQEMRACATVPELGSLIREVGGDRVAVSVFVKGTEDPHFVEAKPSFIKILSECDIYVQMGMELEAGWAPVLLRNARNGKVLPGTRGYVDAATVIAPLGIPTASVDRSMGDVHPFGNPHYLTDPLNGLKVAALIRDKLGELQPNSAAYFAERYTAFRQRLGGAMVGETLANKYEFEKLALLFQRGKLIDFLKSQGEDAQLGGWLALMRPYHDAQVVTDHDMWRYFAERFGLHIAGTLEPKPGIPPTTAHLSEVISFMKANGVKAVLAAAYYDPRYAQFVSENTGAKVAAMANQAGARPGTEDYLAMTDYNVRQLAGALDNGSAR, encoded by the coding sequence ATGAAAAGCAGATACGCGAAAACATATACAGTGGTCTTCTTCGGTCTCTGGCTTCTCTCTGGTGCGCTCGAAAGACCAGCAGCCTCCGCCCAGGAGATGCGCGCTTGCGCTACAGTGCCTGAATTGGGGAGTCTGATCAGAGAAGTGGGCGGGGATCGAGTTGCCGTGTCAGTTTTTGTCAAAGGGACGGAAGATCCCCACTTTGTTGAAGCGAAGCCGAGTTTCATTAAGATCCTGAGCGAATGCGACATCTATGTGCAAATGGGGATGGAGTTAGAAGCAGGATGGGCGCCCGTGCTATTACGGAACGCTCGCAATGGGAAGGTGCTGCCTGGTACTCGTGGTTATGTGGACGCCGCCACGGTCATCGCCCCTCTTGGAATCCCAACGGCTTCAGTGGATCGATCCATGGGCGACGTGCATCCTTTTGGGAATCCCCATTATCTGACCGATCCGTTGAATGGTCTCAAGGTCGCCGCCCTGATCCGCGATAAACTCGGCGAACTACAACCGAACAGCGCTGCCTATTTCGCTGAGCGCTATACTGCTTTCCGCCAACGGCTCGGCGGCGCCATGGTCGGCGAAACGCTGGCAAACAAGTATGAGTTTGAAAAACTGGCGCTCTTGTTCCAACGTGGAAAACTCATCGACTTTTTGAAAAGCCAAGGCGAAGACGCCCAGCTCGGTGGCTGGCTCGCACTGATGCGCCCGTATCATGACGCTCAGGTTGTGACCGATCACGATATGTGGCGGTACTTCGCCGAGCGATTCGGGCTCCACATCGCGGGGACGTTGGAGCCGAAGCCCGGCATCCCACCGACCACCGCTCACCTTAGTGAGGTTATCAGCTTCATGAAAGCGAATGGAGTGAAAGCCGTTCTGGCGGCGGCTTACTACGACCCGCGGTACGCGCAATTCGTGTCCGAAAATACCGGTGCGAAAGTCGCCGCGATGGCAAATCAGGCAGGGGCGCGGCCAGGCACCGAAGACTACCTTGCAATGACCGACTACAATGTGCGGCAGCTTGCAGGGGCATTAGACAATGGGTCAGCACGCTAA